A single Aminobacterium mobile DSM 12262 DNA region contains:
- a CDS encoding AAA family ATPase, which yields MIRIFVVDDDAITREVIRGMIAMEPDMELIGESDRLDGVMETVTRLRPSILLLDVQLPDGDGPDLAEKLAEMPAHPGIIMISVQKDVAFLRKAMQAGARDYLLKPFTGVELVDAIRRVNAEAASRGGSHQAECIAVWSCRGGAGGSSFSISFASQLAMMGKRTALIDGDLFMGDIAFLLNTPYELSWTHWANECLSGTVDGERYLTFGPNNLMIMPTAKNPVQAELIKPGMGNRLLQALSDRFDFVIVDLHRLLDEMTLELAEACQRLWLVTDCSCTGVKNLHLITGVLDQLRIPWIERGVILNKARREDRSIIEKIQKEYPVKGILPFDEKIEDGWLKGDPLIIDQPRSPYSKTIKEMASGFMAREKVKVS from the coding sequence ATGATACGAATTTTTGTTGTAGATGATGATGCTATAACCCGTGAAGTTATTCGTGGCATGATTGCTATGGAGCCTGATATGGAACTCATTGGTGAAAGCGACCGCCTTGATGGGGTTATGGAGACTGTTACTCGCCTCAGACCTTCGATTTTGCTTCTTGACGTGCAATTGCCAGATGGAGATGGGCCTGATCTGGCAGAAAAATTGGCGGAAATGCCTGCTCATCCAGGGATCATCATGATTTCAGTGCAAAAAGATGTGGCTTTCTTGCGGAAAGCTATGCAGGCTGGTGCGCGTGATTACCTTTTAAAACCCTTTACTGGCGTAGAGCTCGTAGATGCTATTAGGCGTGTAAATGCTGAGGCAGCCTCTAGAGGCGGTTCTCATCAAGCCGAATGTATCGCTGTTTGGAGTTGCCGGGGTGGCGCAGGTGGTTCTTCCTTTTCCATCTCTTTTGCTTCTCAGCTCGCCATGATGGGGAAACGCACCGCTTTAATAGATGGAGATCTTTTTATGGGGGATATAGCCTTTCTTTTAAATACTCCCTATGAGCTGAGCTGGACCCATTGGGCTAACGAATGTCTAAGTGGGACGGTGGATGGAGAACGCTATCTAACCTTTGGCCCTAATAATCTTATGATTATGCCTACCGCTAAGAATCCGGTTCAGGCAGAGCTTATAAAACCGGGGATGGGAAATAGGCTTTTGCAAGCTCTTTCTGACCGTTTCGATTTCGTTATTGTAGACCTCCATCGTTTGCTTGATGAAATGACGTTGGAATTGGCAGAAGCCTGTCAGCGTTTATGGCTCGTGACTGATTGCAGTTGTACGGGCGTTAAAAATTTACATCTTATTACAGGAGTGCTCGATCAGCTGCGAATCCCATGGATAGAGAGAGGCGTTATTCTCAATAAAGCGCGAAGGGAAGACCGATCTATTATTGAAAAGATACAAAAAGAATATCCAGTGAAAGGAATTTTGCCATTCGACGAAAAAATCGAAGATGGGTGGCTGAAAGGAGATCCCCTTATTATTGATCAGCCTCGATCGCCTTATTCCAAAACAATAAAGGAGATGGCTTCGGGCTTTATGGCTCGAGAGAAGGTGAAGGTATCATGA